Below is a window of Stigmatopora nigra isolate UIUO_SnigA chromosome 3, RoL_Snig_1.1, whole genome shotgun sequence DNA.
TAAGATACTATATCAAATCTAAAGCACATTatcagggtcaatatcataaggatttatttaatgtattatgTAATGGTTGTTGTCTtatactgcaaaactgaaaataaccaacaaatagtaaatgttactttgccgacATCTACATGTGAAAGAGTATAAGAagtcttatgcgcatataagccgtacccttgattcagtcatcattgtttttgttacaaatacaaataaattgaaCTTGTATCATTCCCAATGGCAGATATACTCTACTTAAAAGCtgtttctgttcttttttttatcctgcaGAAACCCACGCGTTCCATTTTTCTGATTTGTCAGGTGACATGACAGTGGCACAGTTACAATACGCCAATTCCATGCTCCCCCATGGCGTGGCGCCAGGTGGCGCTCCTCGCAACCAATCAGAACGCAGCTTGATGAAAAACAGGTAATCTTGCAAGTAGAAAATATCGACTTATAGTCATTAATATCAAATATTGTGGTATAAATagtactaaaacagaaagttgacactcatgatttactttcccgggccacacaaaatgatgtggcgggccagatttggcccccgggccaccactttgacacctgcgaCGTATAGTAACTTTGAAAAGTAGGCTAACAAACTTGTGCTAGCAAAATGGATGAGCTAAGCTATTGTACTCATgccatattttgaaaaatagcaCTTTGTCGCCCCAAAAAACACCACTACTACAACGGAAACCTCTTTTTTCACAACTTTACTGCAGTTTTATagcaaaatgttttcttaataAAGCTAAATGTCCGCAGGGGTGCCGCTCGTGAATATAGGAGGCGAAGAAAGGCCTACGTGCAAGGCTTGGAGGAACGTGTGGCCAAGCTGGAAAATCAGAATAAAGCGCTAAAGGAGGagctccaagatggcgccatcacgcggaagccagtggcagtagctctgtccacccttatttgtttttcctgttttacggcccttctatttttgttttaatgacatttttatattccTTAAGACATCCTTTTTTACTtggctttgtactttatactttttacttgaatgtttctacaattttctttgttttgttagcCTAGCTTCTTTtggctacttttttttaaccattcagcCATGGCTACGCTGTCacagatgggcaaactacggcccgcgggccacatacggccccgttaggctttttattgcagcccgctgacgttgtccaaatattttttttctttacatataaagtacactatgtgtacaaaaaaaataaagtcagtGACTTTAGCGTCAATGTGTTTCAAGTCTTTTGGAAgagccaaaatatattttaaagtatttttttgtctattccGACTgtaatctttgaccacaaatggAGCAAGCAAAAGGTTTCTAATCATTGTGGGTTCTCATGTGTACTGTTGAGTAGTATAGTTCTTTCAAGGgaattttgttcattcattttctgacctggttcgcctcacaagggttgctgggggtgctggagccctgtCGCAGTTGACTACAGAAACCAGCCAATTGCACGTTATAACTAGACAATCAATCACTTGttgctaggggcaatttagcatgcATAATTAACATAGCATTggtgttttggggatgtgggaggaaactggagtacccggacaaaacccacgTAGGTTCAGGGAGAAGAAGGAAACTTTATATAGTAACAACctaacctgggattgaactcaTACTCGAGGGAATTGTTTATCACAAAGGGGACAGGCAAAAGGTTTCTCCCTAAGGTGGGTGCCTACGTGAACTTTTAATGGGAACTTCTGACCACAAAAAGGGCAGGCAAAAGGTTTCACTCTACTGTGACTTATACCGTGTCGCTAGTAAATCTCAAATTATTTTTCTACTTGCGTATCAAATTTGCCTTTTATCTcctgaatgaaaaatgaagaaaggaTTAAAAGTGCATCACTTTTGTCTATTTACAAACACTGGTgggcaaatgtgtttttatcttaGAATATAAAAGCCAAAACAAGCATTAAaaggcctttttaaaaaaagaaaatccatgtGCTTTGAACTTTAAATGACGTACgttttaaaatgtactgttttGTGTAAAAAAGTGGTGAAcaatttgtgaaattgcaggCGACTGACGTCACTAGGTCTGACGTCACAGCCCCAGCGTCTCGTCACGTGACACCACCGCCgccatttttgcctttttcaccACAGAGAACATTCGTTTCTATGGAAGATTAGCTCTTCCTAGCGATATTTTCTTGCTCAAGGACGATGTTTAAATCCACTTTACTTTTATTTCCCATCTTCCTGCATGTTTACGTCGCGTTCTTCGTCATTTCCGCCGCCGTATGAAGATGGAATTTAGCGAAAATGACGAAGAGAACGACACACAATGTCCAGCAATTTACAAGTCGGAGCCTCGGGAAGACTTTTGCGAAACAGGTTTGTTCCATTGTATGTCATAACTAGTATTTTGGGATGTTCCTGCATGTGTATTGCAGTCATTGTGCAGCAAAACCTTTTTGGGGCTTccttaggaggaaaaaaacaacacgtgAGGTCTGCCTATTGTCATCTAAAATGGCTGTTCACCATCTAAAATGGACGGCTACGGCCATTCAAACTAAGGTTCACTGAAATATTATATTCAAATACATTTGATAAGAATTACACTCGTACTCCGAATATTTGACTTtcttagatatatatatttagaagtATAAGTCCGTTTTAAGTTCCCCCTTTGACGAAAATAGTACTTAAAGATTAAGTatgtactatatactttattttcatttgcgaCTCTCTTTCAGGTTATACTGAAAATAgtcctctttttcttttaaagcacggtgtcaaagtggcggcccgggggccaactctggcccgccacatcattttttgcggcctgggaaagtcaatcatgagtttctattttaggatcaaattaaaatgaagagtatagatgtatattatatttcctgatttccccttttaaatccataattttcatttttaatcatttttttctgtttttagttcaaaaatcattttgtaaaatcttaaaatatagttaaaaaaggtaaaataaacaatgtttgtagatctataaaaacggaatattcaggggttttaattcagttattttaatccatttgtaaataaatattctaaatatgatatctaaaatggtccagcccacataaaatggagttgacccgagtctgacacccttgggttaacactttttttgtctttttcttcttgtccGACAGACGTCACCAGTAGTCCCGAGCCAGAGATCTTGCgggtaaaagaagaagaagaggatgaggaagaggagcggGAAACGACCCAATCGACAATTGTCAGTGTCAAATGCGAAGAAGGCGAAAGCCTCTCTCCTCCACCGTCGGATAACGACAAGGCAACAACGCCACAGTCTTCCGACCACGACGACAAAGACGACGTGGACGCGCCGCGTGTGAAATGTCCTCAGTGCGGCAAAAGTTTTGCCAACAAGAGATCGTTGAAAAGACACACCATCATCCACACGGGAGAGAAACCCTTCGCCTGCTCCGTCTGCGGTCGCAGATTCTCACGAAAGTATCGTTTAATCAGTCATCAAGGAACCCACGCCAAGGAGAAAAAGACACAAGCCAGAGACCAATCATGGGTCTGCTCCGTTTGTGGTAAAATCTTCTCTGTCAACAACGCTTTGGTCCGCCACATGAGAAACCACACCGGGGAGAGACCCTTTGCTTGCCCGATCTGTAGCAAAACCTACGCCGATAAGAAAAGTATGACCCGACACTCCAAAACACACACGGGGGAAAAACCGTTTGCCTGCACGCTGTGCGATAAAAGCTTCTACAGAAAGTCCCACTTGACAACCCACGCCATGACGCACACCGGGGAAAAACCTTTCTCCTGCTTGGTTTGTCGCCAAAACTTTGCCGCCAAGCGAAGTCTAACAGAGCACCACCAAACAAAGCACATGGGGgagaaacccttttcctgccCAGTTTGCGCCAAAGCGTTCGCCAGAAGGTTCTCTTTGAAAATTCACTCTATCGTGCACAGCGGGAAGAAACCGTTTGCCTGCGGCATTTGCGGTAAAGTACTCGGGAGAAAGGCAAGTTTGAGAGCTCACAAACGAACCCACACCGAACAAAACCCTTTTGTCTGTTCGGTTTGCGGTAGAGGCTTCACCAGTAACTGCGATCTCATAAGACACACACGAACCCACACCGGAGAAAGACCTTTTGCCTGCTTAGTTTGTGACAAAAGGTTTTCCAGCAAGGACAATTTAACACAGCACACTAAAACACATACAGGGGAAACACCCTTTGTCTGCTCgctttgtggtcaaggattctcTTCCAAGATGAACTTAGCAACACACGTAAGAAAACACACCGGCGAGAAGCCTTTTGTCTGCGCCATTTGCGGGAAAGGATTCTTTGCCAAGTCACACTTGGCGGGACACGTCGTGACGCACACGGGTGTGAAACCTTTCATGTGCTCGGTTTGCGGCAAATCTTTCTATCGGAAATCGGCTTTAAAAATACACTCGCGGACGCACACCGGAGAAAAGCCTTTTTCCTGCTCGCTATGTTGCCAAACGTTTACGTCTAAGCAAAGTCTACGAGCGCACACTGGTACGCACACTGGAGAGAAACCTTTTCTCTGCTCGGTATGTGGGAAAGGCTTCATCAGGAACCGCGATTTGAAAATACACACCTTGGGACACACTGGAGAAAAGCCTTTTGTGTGCTTCGTTTGCGGGAAAAGATTCATTGAAAAGTCCAGTTTCACATATCACAAAAAGACACACACGGGAGAGAAACCTTTCACCTGCTCGGTGTGCGATAAAGGATTCATTCAAAAGTCAAGCTTAACCAAGCACAAAAGAACACATACCGGTGAGAAACCTTTTCCTTGTTCAATTTGTACTCAAAAATTCTCTAGAAAGGAcgatttaaaaaggcacacgATAAACCACTCCGGCgagaaacccttttcctgccCGCTTTGTGCGCAAACTTTTGTGAGACGGtcacatttaaaaagacactcTGTGacacacactggggagaaaccttttacttgctcaatttgtggcaaaGGATTCTCTCAAAAGACAACTTTAACACGCCACGCAACAAAACACATTAATTGTGacgaagaaagaaaagaataatTTGACTGATTGATATCTGTTCGTTATCAATGCAAAATCCGCCAGTTTTCTCGAGATACTTCGCCTTTCGATCTATACATTGGCTATTGCTAAGCCAGCAATCGGCGTTTCCCACGTGAGCGCTGACTTAAATGATGTAAATCCGTACAGTCTGAGATGCCCGACTGCCAGACCAAATTCATGAAATCCTAGACATGTACTGCTTGTTATtatatgttatttattattgtgtacaatacatatatatattttttttttttcgattttactTGGGGCCTTAAACtgtgtttcttttctttctttaacaTCCGTGAATATTTGAATGCTACTGAGTTGTTTATCGAGTTGCCCcgacgcaaaatggccgacaagtggCACCGCCAAACTCAGCTTTAAATGCCCCACACAGTACTTCTGTTGATTTGGTCGCCCGGAGATGACGATACCACGTCATCAGGCCACGACACGTGAGTACCACTGGAGCAGACGCGCTTGTTTGAATACTTCAGAAAATGTTTGATAAATCTTCCCCGGACGATAAATCGACGTACGTCATCTCAAATGCAGTAAAGAAAGCTACCTCAAAAGGTCGGTCAAACTATTTGACTTGGTTACTAAACTAATTACAATGAGTTAACGGTACTACCACCATGTGATGCTAGCCCATGCCTTTCGTAGTTAGCCACTAGCAAGGTTAGTTAAAACGAGCTACGtcaatccaaaataaaacagcgaagcttttctttttttattttagcaaaaCGCGAATGTTTAACGAATGTTTTAATCTTGTTACGACAAAAGCGTGGTGGGTTTAGAACGATTATTTGGAAGACACTAAACCGGCGCAAGATATGTAAGTGTTCTGTGAGACAACCGCTAtcacttgtcggccattttgtgtcagtgccATTCGATCGTCATGACGTTATCGATGGAGTATTTACTTTGTAATATCTATAAATTGTTAACTTTTGCCACCAAGTTTTTTTCATAAGCTTCACAGATGTACGTTAACTGtcttcgcgggggtgctggagctaatcctAGCTAACTACAGCCATAATATCTGTCCTCCATTGACGTAGtacttcaaaattattggaaaaTAGGCAGAATATGATTTATTAGGGAGGCAAATGTTGTCAGCCGCTGGCACTGGGAGTTTTACTGCTGTACGCCGAGGGTGCCGACTTCCTCCACGACATGACGAACCACAGGAAGATGAAGACTCCTGTGAAGACGAGGACAAATGGGCAGAAGGAGTCGCTGCAATTTAGCTGGAATACTCACCTTGGAGAGGGTTTAGGATGCAGAAGAGATAGAGGCCCCCCGTGGTCAGGTGACCGAAAGAGAAGAAGACCAAACCCCAGGTGATGCCCAGCAAAGTGGCCAGGCCCAGGACCGTCAAAACATTCCGCCCGGCTTGCCCTCGCTCCGGCGCCCCAaactgaagcaaaaaaaataaataaaatctatttttagattttacaaaatgatttttgaactaaaaactaagaaaaaagtgaaaaaaatgacaatgattgatttaaaattaggaaatttaatatacatcggaCCATTTTtgctataatttttttttttttattataaatggattaatgaactggatttaaagccatgattatacattttttatagatctaaaacaatatatatatttagcttgatttttatatatttttagtttttacaaaattatttttgtactaaaaagacagaaaaatggattaaaaaatgacaatgattgatttaaagggggaaaatcaggaaatttaatagaaATCAATACTCTtagatttaatttgatcctaaaacagaaagtcctgattgactttcccgggccgcacaaaataatgtg
It encodes the following:
- the LOC144194211 gene encoding uncharacterized protein LOC144194211, translating into MKMEFSENDEENDTQCPAIYKSEPREDFCETDVTSSPEPEILRVKEEEEDEEEERETTQSTIVSVKCEEGESLSPPPSDNDKATTPQSSDHDDKDDVDAPRVKCPQCGKSFANKRSLKRHTIIHTGEKPFACSVCGRRFSRKYRLISHQGTHAKEKKTQARDQSWVCSVCGKIFSVNNALVRHMRNHTGERPFACPICSKTYADKKSMTRHSKTHTGEKPFACTLCDKSFYRKSHLTTHAMTHTGEKPFSCLVCRQNFAAKRSLTEHHQTKHMGEKPFSCPVCAKAFARRFSLKIHSIVHSGKKPFACGICGKVLGRKASLRAHKRTHTEQNPFVCSVCGRGFTSNCDLIRHTRTHTGERPFACLVCDKRFSSKDNLTQHTKTHTGETPFVCSLCGQGFSSKMNLATHVRKHTGEKPFVCAICGKGFFAKSHLAGHVVTHTGVKPFMCSVCGKSFYRKSALKIHSRTHTGEKPFSCSLCCQTFTSKQSLRAHTGTHTGEKPFLCSVCGKGFIRNRDLKIHTLGHTGEKPFVCFVCGKRFIEKSSFTYHKKTHTGEKPFTCSVCDKGFIQKSSLTKHKRTHTGEKPFPCSICTQKFSRKDDLKRHTINHSGEKPFSCPLCAQTFVRRSHLKRHSVTHTGEKPFTCSICGKGFSQKTTLTRHATKHINCDEERKE
- the LOC144194225 gene encoding cyclic AMP-responsive element-binding protein 1-like isoform X2, with product MDSPQSHALTGEGTPTLTAMTTINPQTHGAAESTAFGYCQNMWTHPNNYFPSIQGGPFCYPNEATPTVATMAIPSTQATQVLPMPYCVDRQDNLQMQFAQPLAGDMTVAQLQYANSMLPHGVAPGGAPRNQSERSLMKNRGAAREYRRRRKAYVQGLEERVAKLENQNKALKEELQDGAITRKPVAVALSTLICFSCFTALLFLF
- the LOC144194225 gene encoding cyclic AMP-dependent transcription factor ATF-1-like isoform X1, encoding MDSPQSHALTGEGTPTLTAMTTINPQTHGAAESTAFGYCQNMWTHPNNYFPSIQGGPFCYPNEATPTVATMAIPSTQATQVLPMPYCVDRQDNLQMQFAQPLAETHAFHFSDLSGDMTVAQLQYANSMLPHGVAPGGAPRNQSERSLMKNRGAAREYRRRRKAYVQGLEERVAKLENQNKALKEELQDGAITRKPVAVALSTLICFSCFTALLFLF